One region of Limnospira fusiformis SAG 85.79 genomic DNA includes:
- the dnaN gene encoding DNA polymerase III subunit beta, with amino-acid sequence MRLIVEQEQLSSNLSLVSRAIPSRPSHPILSNILVKADADTQQLSLTAFDLSMGINTSFPAQVQQGGVLTLPAKLLNDIVSRLPGGDIQVDDEETEAVVTLTSSSGRYQVRGMVAEEYPDLPSVEGEHSIQLAADSLLEGLKGTLFATSPDETKQVLAGVNLKVGKDTLCFASTDGHRLAVVKVENVRDPNSQEPENLEITIPARALREVERMIVSANSARHSAATEEESTTPPMVTLGFDDTQVVFELGTRRLNSRKLEGAYPAYEQLIPNKFLSQVNVERRTLLAALERIGVLASQKNDIVKCIIDEVNQQISLSVEAADVGNALESMPAQISGEEPKELAFNVKYLMDGLKVLNSSEIQIQLNAASTPVIINPFGGLKMTYLVMPIQLRR; translated from the coding sequence ATGCGGTTAATTGTAGAACAGGAACAACTCAGTTCTAATCTATCCTTAGTTTCCAGAGCCATTCCATCCCGTCCCAGTCACCCGATTTTATCTAACATTTTGGTGAAAGCTGATGCGGACACTCAACAATTGAGTTTAACCGCCTTTGACTTGAGTATGGGAATTAACACCAGTTTTCCGGCTCAGGTTCAGCAGGGGGGAGTTTTGACCTTACCTGCTAAATTGCTCAATGATATTGTCTCCCGTTTACCTGGGGGCGATATTCAGGTCGATGATGAAGAGACCGAGGCTGTAGTTACCCTAACTTCCAGTTCAGGACGCTATCAAGTCCGGGGAATGGTGGCTGAGGAGTATCCCGACTTACCCTCGGTAGAAGGTGAACATAGCATTCAACTAGCGGCTGATAGTTTATTGGAAGGCTTAAAGGGAACTCTCTTCGCTACCAGCCCTGATGAAACTAAGCAAGTCCTAGCTGGTGTTAATCTCAAGGTGGGAAAAGATACCCTTTGTTTTGCTTCCACCGACGGTCATAGACTCGCAGTGGTCAAGGTGGAAAATGTCCGAGACCCCAATAGCCAAGAACCAGAAAACTTGGAAATCACTATCCCAGCACGCGCCCTGCGGGAGGTGGAACGCATGATTGTCAGTGCTAACTCAGCGCGACATAGTGCCGCCACGGAGGAAGAATCAACAACCCCCCCCATGGTGACTTTAGGTTTTGATGATACCCAAGTGGTTTTTGAATTGGGGACTCGTCGTTTGAACTCTCGTAAGTTGGAGGGTGCTTATCCGGCTTATGAACAGTTAATACCTAATAAGTTTTTAAGCCAGGTGAATGTTGAACGGCGGACACTTTTGGCGGCTTTGGAGCGGATTGGGGTTTTAGCCAGCCAAAAAAATGATATTGTTAAATGTATCATTGATGAGGTAAATCAACAAATTTCCCTATCTGTAGAAGCTGCTGATGTCGGGAATGCTTTGGAGTCAATGCCTGCTCAGATTTCTGGTGAAGAACCCAAGGAACTTGCCTTTAATGTTAAATACTTAATGGATGGGTTAAAGGTGTTGAATAGTTCGGAAATTCAGATACAATTGAACGCGGCAAGCACCCCGGTAATTATCAATCCTTTTGGAGGTTTAAAAATGACCTATTTGGTGATGCCTATTCAACTGCGTAGATAG